One genomic window of Caldibacillus debilis DSM 16016 includes the following:
- the obgE gene encoding GTPase ObgE yields MFVDQVKIYVKGGDGGNGIVAFRREKYVPKGGPAGGDGGKGGDVVFVVDEGLRTLMDFRYQRHFKAPRGENGMSKNMHGKNAEDLVVKVPPGTVVIDDDTKEVIADLTEHGQRVVVARGGRGGRGNARFATAKNPAPEIAEKGEPGEERYLVLELKLLADVGLVGFPSVGKSTLLSVVSSAKPKIADYHFTTIVPNLGVVETEDQRSFVMADLPGLIKGAHQGAGLGLQFLRHIERTKVIVHVIDMAAVEGRDPYEDFLTINEELARYKMRLTERPMIIAANKMDLPNAEANLRDFKKRLKEDLPVFPISAATKQGIRELLFAVADLLEKTPEFPLLEGEPSANRVVYKHRPEEEGFTITRDPDGAFVIKGKKIEKLFKMTDFSREEAVKRFARQLRSMGVDDALRKRGAKDGDTVRLLDYEFEFVE; encoded by the coding sequence ATGTTTGTCGATCAGGTGAAAATCTATGTAAAAGGCGGTGACGGAGGAAACGGCATCGTGGCCTTCCGCCGGGAAAAATATGTTCCGAAGGGCGGACCCGCCGGCGGCGACGGGGGCAAGGGCGGAGATGTGGTCTTTGTCGTGGATGAAGGCTTGCGGACCCTCATGGATTTCCGCTATCAGCGGCATTTTAAGGCGCCCAGAGGGGAAAACGGCATGTCGAAGAACATGCACGGAAAAAATGCCGAAGACCTCGTCGTGAAGGTGCCGCCCGGCACGGTCGTCATCGACGACGACACGAAGGAAGTGATCGCCGATTTGACCGAACACGGGCAGCGGGTGGTCGTCGCCAGGGGCGGAAGGGGCGGAAGGGGGAACGCCCGCTTTGCGACGGCGAAAAATCCCGCCCCGGAAATCGCGGAAAAGGGGGAACCGGGTGAGGAACGGTACCTGGTTTTGGAACTGAAGCTGCTGGCGGACGTGGGCCTTGTCGGGTTCCCGAGCGTAGGCAAGTCGACCCTGTTGTCCGTCGTCTCTTCCGCAAAACCGAAGATCGCCGATTATCATTTTACGACCATCGTCCCGAACCTCGGGGTGGTGGAAACGGAAGATCAGCGGAGTTTCGTCATGGCCGACCTCCCCGGCCTCATCAAGGGGGCCCATCAGGGCGCCGGCTTGGGCCTGCAGTTTTTGCGCCACATCGAAAGGACGAAGGTCATCGTCCACGTGATCGATATGGCGGCCGTGGAGGGCCGGGATCCCTATGAGGATTTCCTCACCATCAACGAGGAGTTGGCCCGTTACAAAATGCGCCTGACCGAACGGCCGATGATCATCGCCGCCAACAAGATGGACTTGCCGAATGCGGAAGCGAATTTAAGGGATTTTAAAAAGCGCTTGAAGGAAGATCTTCCCGTTTTCCCGATTTCCGCGGCGACGAAGCAAGGGATCCGGGAGCTGCTGTTCGCCGTCGCCGACCTGCTGGAAAAAACCCCGGAATTCCCCTTGTTGGAAGGGGAGCCTTCCGCGAACCGGGTCGTCTACAAACACCGGCCGGAAGAGGAAGGCTTTACGATCACGAGGGATCCGGACGGCGCCTTCGTCATCAAAGGAAAGAAAATCGAAAAATTGTTTAAAATGACCGATTTCAGCCGGGAAGAGGCCGTCAAGCGGTTTGCCAGACAGCTCCGAAGCATGGGCGTGGACGATGCGTTGAGAAAGAGGGGGGCCAAAGACGGGGACACGGTGCGCCTGCTCGATTACGAATTTGAATTTGTGGAATGA
- the safA gene encoding SafA/ExsA family spore coat assembly protein, with amino-acid sequence MRIHIVQKGDTLWKIAQKYNVDFEQLKQLNSHLANPDYILPGMKIKIPAKKETHMQKKEYPEAVHPFKEHIQPAHPVQKEQPIKEAPKKEIPKKEAPKPAPKPYYFPKPPLTISPEIDVNQYYLFNMANLANLKFEQPAPHVPHVPPMPPVPPKVEHKVKEKPVEKEKKKEEPKMEEQPVYVPAPVPTHWCVPVTPILPGSGFPCFPQGGWPTAGFAFPGAWHPAGYGGHPMMPHHWPGGEGQEQEMQVSPGLPTEEYTDQTFPFLPHMESLDAFHGGGPGMTEGKVQAAEKGMPQPFAPAALPHMVQPGYYPGFPASFPGASDCGCGGSGGTAGVQAPYGGTFGQPPFFAGPYGQPMTQGSVSPSDGSQWQQTGAMPYPAGWGGPQAGGISGPPPFMPAGAPYGADPFGGYYGPEAIDPDDYMAKPWHPAHYPPREDEGEEN; translated from the coding sequence TTGAGAATCCACATCGTCCAGAAAGGGGATACCCTTTGGAAAATCGCCCAAAAATATAATGTTGATTTTGAACAATTGAAACAGCTGAATTCCCATTTGGCCAATCCGGATTATATTTTGCCGGGGATGAAGATCAAAATCCCGGCAAAAAAGGAAACCCATATGCAGAAAAAAGAATATCCGGAAGCGGTGCACCCGTTTAAAGAACATATTCAGCCGGCCCATCCGGTGCAGAAGGAACAGCCGATAAAGGAAGCGCCGAAGAAGGAAATCCCGAAAAAGGAAGCGCCCAAACCGGCTCCGAAACCTTATTATTTCCCCAAACCCCCTTTGACCATTTCGCCGGAAATCGACGTCAATCAATATTATTTGTTCAACATGGCGAATCTGGCCAACCTGAAATTTGAACAGCCGGCGCCCCACGTTCCCCATGTCCCGCCGATGCCGCCCGTTCCTCCAAAGGTGGAGCACAAGGTCAAGGAAAAGCCGGTGGAAAAAGAAAAGAAAAAGGAAGAACCGAAAATGGAGGAGCAGCCGGTATATGTTCCCGCGCCGGTGCCGACCCATTGGTGCGTGCCGGTTACTCCGATATTGCCCGGTTCGGGATTCCCGTGTTTTCCGCAAGGGGGATGGCCCACGGCCGGCTTCGCCTTCCCGGGCGCGTGGCATCCGGCAGGTTACGGCGGCCATCCGATGATGCCCCATCATTGGCCGGGTGGCGAAGGCCAGGAGCAGGAAATGCAAGTTTCTCCCGGATTGCCTACGGAAGAATACACCGACCAGACGTTTCCGTTCCTGCCGCACATGGAATCCTTGGACGCTTTCCACGGCGGCGGTCCCGGCATGACCGAGGGGAAAGTGCAGGCGGCCGAGAAAGGAATGCCGCAGCCTTTTGCACCCGCTGCACTGCCGCATATGGTGCAACCCGGCTATTATCCGGGCTTTCCGGCTTCGTTCCCGGGGGCATCCGATTGCGGCTGCGGCGGATCCGGTGGAACGGCCGGCGTCCAAGCCCCCTACGGCGGAACCTTCGGGCAGCCACCCTTTTTTGCCGGCCCCTATGGCCAACCGATGACCCAAGGGAGCGTTTCGCCAAGCGACGGCTCCCAATGGCAGCAAACGGGAGCCATGCCCTATCCGGCGGGATGGGGCGGACCGCAAGCGGGAGGAATCTCCGGCCCGCCTCCGTTCATGCCGGCGGGCGCGCCCTACGGAGCGGATCCCTTCGGCGGATATTACGGCCCCGAAGCTATCGATCCGGACGATTATATGGCAAAACCGTGGCATCCCGCCCATTATCCGCCGCGGGAGGATGAAGGGGAAGAAAACTGA
- a CDS encoding YebC/PmpR family DNA-binding transcriptional regulator, with translation MAGHSKWKNIQRRKNAQDAKKGKQFMKLAKEIYVAAKAGGGDPAANPALRLVLEKAKNANMPNENIQRAINKATGNQSADHYEEIVYEGYGPGGVAVMVTSLTDNKNRTAASVRHAFAKNGGNLGEDGCVSYLFDKKGYLVIDRSQHPVDEDTMLLEAIEAGAEEMETEEEVFEIYTEPDQFMAVKEALEQKGYSFVNAEITMVPQTYVSLDGEQAEKMERLLDMLEDNDDVQNVYHNWEE, from the coding sequence ATGGCAGGACATTCCAAATGGAAAAATATTCAGAGGAGAAAAAACGCCCAGGATGCCAAAAAGGGAAAACAATTCATGAAATTGGCGAAGGAGATTTACGTGGCGGCAAAGGCCGGCGGAGGGGATCCCGCGGCCAACCCGGCCCTTCGGCTCGTCCTTGAAAAAGCGAAAAACGCCAACATGCCCAATGAAAATATTCAGCGGGCGATCAACAAGGCGACGGGAAACCAATCCGCCGACCATTATGAAGAAATCGTCTACGAAGGATATGGCCCCGGCGGCGTCGCCGTTATGGTCACCAGCCTGACGGATAATAAAAACCGTACCGCCGCCTCCGTCCGTCACGCCTTTGCGAAAAACGGCGGGAATTTGGGCGAAGACGGCTGCGTGTCCTACCTGTTCGATAAGAAGGGGTATTTGGTCATCGACCGGAGCCAACACCCGGTCGATGAGGATACGATGCTTCTGGAGGCCATCGAAGCCGGGGCGGAAGAAATGGAAACGGAAGAAGAAGTGTTCGAAATCTATACCGAACCGGATCAATTCATGGCCGTAAAAGAGGCGTTGGAACAAAAGGGCTATTCTTTCGTCAACGCCGAGATTACCATGGTTCCGCAGACCTATGTCTCTTTGGACGGGGAACAGGCGGAAAAGATGGAAAGGCTTTTGGATATGCTGGAAGATAACGATGATGTGCAAAACGTCTACCATAACTGGGAAGAATAA
- a CDS encoding ferritin family protein, with protein MYPHPMFLYPGFDHYPGVNFVPGGTFPPAVRNDTSNIPFLPIEGKQSLANFIWVLYQAIIGEATAIDFYSKLLKDAPDGLHKEFIRHAYEDEQKHLQAFTRLYIHFTGQEPQYQFEPVRYASYQEGLLKAYKDELEAAEAYRDVQLSTTDALIKDTFFLAMTDEMEHASRFSFLYLTLQAPRPE; from the coding sequence ATGTATCCCCATCCAATGTTTCTTTATCCCGGATTCGACCATTATCCGGGGGTGAACTTTGTCCCGGGAGGTACCTTCCCTCCCGCGGTCAGGAACGACACGAGCAACATCCCCTTCCTTCCCATTGAAGGAAAGCAGTCGCTGGCCAATTTCATTTGGGTGCTGTATCAGGCGATCATCGGTGAAGCAACGGCCATAGACTTTTATTCGAAATTGCTGAAGGATGCGCCCGACGGCCTGCACAAGGAATTCATCCGCCACGCCTACGAAGACGAGCAAAAACATTTGCAGGCCTTTACCCGCCTCTATATCCACTTCACGGGGCAAGAACCCCAATATCAATTCGAGCCGGTCCGGTATGCGTCCTACCAAGAGGGGCTGCTGAAGGCCTACAAAGACGAGCTGGAGGCGGCAGAAGCCTACCGGGACGTGCAGCTTTCCACGACGGACGCCCTCATCAAAGACACCTTTTTTCTCGCCATGACCGATGAAATGGAACATGCCAGCCGCTTCAGCTTCCTGTATCTCACTTTACAAGCCCCACGACCCGAATGA
- the ruvA gene encoding Holliday junction branch migration protein RuvA, with translation MFEYIIGTVEYVGPQYIVVENNGIGYQIYTPNPYAFRKGSEREKVYTYLYVREDANILYGFKTREAKMLFEKLLTVSGIGPKGALAVLASADPGQIIRSIEGEDEEFLMKFPGIGKKTARQMILDLKGKFKEFQTEPEGLSVEAGENGERRELKEAILALEALGFTQREIGAVLPELKKADLSAEQYIKLALQKLAK, from the coding sequence TTGTTTGAATATATCATCGGTACGGTTGAATACGTGGGGCCGCAATACATCGTCGTCGAAAACAACGGCATCGGCTACCAGATTTACACCCCGAACCCGTACGCCTTCCGGAAAGGAAGCGAACGGGAAAAGGTCTATACATATTTGTATGTCCGGGAAGATGCGAACATATTGTACGGCTTCAAAACGCGGGAAGCGAAAATGCTCTTTGAAAAATTGCTCACCGTATCGGGCATCGGGCCGAAAGGCGCGCTCGCCGTTTTGGCGTCCGCCGATCCCGGGCAAATCATCCGGTCGATCGAGGGAGAGGACGAGGAGTTTCTGATGAAATTTCCCGGCATCGGGAAAAAAACGGCCAGGCAGATGATTTTGGACTTAAAAGGAAAATTCAAGGAATTTCAAACGGAACCCGAAGGCCTCTCCGTGGAGGCCGGGGAAAACGGGGAGCGCCGCGAGCTGAAGGAGGCCATCCTTGCCCTGGAGGCCCTCGGTTTTACGCAGCGGGAAATCGGCGCCGTCCTGCCCGAATTGAAAAAAGCGGATTTGTCGGCGGAGCAATATATTAAGCTTGCTTTGCAAAAATTAGCCAAGTAG
- the ruvB gene encoding Holliday junction branch migration DNA helicase RuvB produces MEERLVSEQADAQERSLEQSIRPHSLDEYIGQNRMKENLKIFIQAAKQREETLDHVLLFGPPGLGKTTLASIIAREMEGNLRITSGPAVERTGDLAAILTSIEPGDILFIDEIHRLPRAIEEVLYSAMEDFSLDIVIGKGGAARSIRIDLPPFTLVGATTRAGALSAPLRDRFGVLCRLEYYQIEELKQIILRSAGILNVQIAPEAALEIAKRSRGTPRIANRLLRRVRDYAEVKGNGRISGPLAFEALDRLQVDRMGLDPIDHKLLMALIEKFRGGPVGLEAIAATIGEEAETIEDVYEPFLLQIGFIQRTPRGRMATPLAYRHFQLEVPDKWKESEK; encoded by the coding sequence TTGGAAGAAAGATTGGTATCGGAACAGGCGGATGCCCAGGAACGCTCCCTTGAACAATCGATTCGTCCCCATTCCTTGGATGAATACATCGGCCAAAACCGGATGAAGGAAAACTTGAAGATCTTCATCCAGGCCGCCAAACAGCGGGAAGAGACGCTGGATCATGTGCTGCTGTTCGGCCCGCCGGGTCTGGGGAAAACGACCTTGGCGTCCATCATTGCCCGGGAGATGGAAGGGAATCTGCGGATCACCTCCGGCCCCGCCGTGGAAAGGACCGGGGATTTGGCGGCGATCTTGACATCCATCGAACCGGGGGATATTTTGTTTATCGATGAAATCCACCGGCTGCCCCGCGCCATTGAAGAAGTGTTATATTCGGCCATGGAAGATTTCAGCCTGGATATCGTCATCGGAAAAGGCGGCGCGGCCCGTTCGATCCGGATCGATCTTCCCCCCTTCACCCTGGTGGGCGCGACCACCCGGGCCGGGGCCCTGTCCGCGCCCCTCCGGGACCGTTTCGGCGTTTTATGCCGCCTGGAATATTATCAAATTGAGGAACTGAAACAAATCATTCTGCGGTCGGCGGGCATTCTGAATGTGCAGATCGCGCCGGAGGCGGCCCTGGAGATCGCCAAAAGATCCCGCGGGACGCCCCGGATCGCCAACCGGCTGCTGCGTCGGGTGAGGGATTATGCGGAAGTGAAGGGGAACGGAAGGATCAGCGGCCCCCTCGCCTTCGAGGCGCTGGACAGGCTGCAGGTCGACCGGATGGGTCTCGATCCGATCGATCATAAATTGTTGATGGCGCTCATTGAAAAATTCCGGGGAGGACCGGTCGGCCTGGAGGCGATTGCCGCCACGATCGGGGAAGAGGCGGAAACCATTGAAGATGTCTATGAACCTTTTTTATTGCAGATCGGATTCATCCAACGGACGCCGCGGGGGAGGATGGCGACGCCCCTCGCCTACCGACATTTTCAATTGGAGGTGCCCGACAAGTGGAAGGAATCGGAAAAATGA
- a CDS encoding DUF2905 domain-containing protein yields MEGIGKMIVTIGLILVVIGLLVQFTGFGRLPGDIIIRKGNTTFYFPIVTCLLLSVILSLILFVISRFR; encoded by the coding sequence GTGGAAGGAATCGGAAAAATGATCGTCACGATCGGCCTGATTCTCGTCGTGATCGGCCTGCTCGTGCAGTTTACGGGATTCGGGAGGCTGCCCGGCGACATCATCATCCGCAAAGGGAATACGACCTTCTATTTTCCCATTGTCACCTGTCTCCTCCTCAGCGTGATTTTATCCCTCATTCTTTTTGTGATCAGCCGTTTCAGATAA
- the queA gene encoding tRNA preQ1(34) S-adenosylmethionine ribosyltransferase-isomerase QueA: MKTEEFDFDLPEELIAQIPLKERTSSRLMVLDRKTGGIVHDRFSNIKTYLRPGDCLVLNNTKVMPARLYGEKTDTGAHVEILLLKQREGDEWETLAKPAKRIKPGSEIRFGRGELTAVCVGTTDFGGRILKFRYEGIFYEILEKLGEMPLPPYIKEKLGDQSRYQTVYAKEIGSAASPTAGLHFSEGLLAEIKEMGVHLAFLTLHVGLGTFRPVTAENIEDHKMHAEFYQFPEETAELLNRVREEGGRIISVGTTSTRTLETVASRHNGKFAPESGWTDIFIYPGYRFQAIDGLITNFHLPKSTLIMLVSAFAGKERIMNAYRTAVRERYRFFSFGDAMLII, translated from the coding sequence ATGAAGACGGAAGAATTTGATTTTGATTTGCCGGAAGAATTGATCGCCCAAATCCCTTTGAAGGAGCGCACATCCAGCCGGCTGATGGTCCTCGACCGGAAAACCGGCGGCATCGTCCACGACCGGTTTTCCAACATTAAAACCTATCTGCGCCCGGGGGATTGTCTCGTTTTGAACAACACGAAGGTCATGCCCGCCCGGCTGTACGGGGAAAAAACCGACACCGGGGCCCATGTGGAAATCCTCCTTTTGAAACAAAGGGAGGGGGATGAATGGGAAACCCTGGCCAAGCCCGCGAAGCGCATCAAGCCGGGGAGCGAAATCAGGTTCGGCCGCGGGGAACTGACGGCGGTATGCGTCGGGACGACCGATTTCGGCGGCCGCATTTTAAAATTCCGCTATGAAGGGATTTTTTACGAGATTTTGGAAAAACTCGGCGAGATGCCCCTCCCCCCTTATATCAAGGAGAAATTGGGGGATCAAAGCCGGTATCAAACGGTTTATGCCAAGGAAATCGGTTCGGCGGCAAGCCCCACGGCGGGCCTTCATTTTTCCGAAGGATTATTGGCAGAAATCAAGGAAATGGGGGTCCATCTTGCCTTTCTCACCTTGCATGTCGGCTTGGGGACCTTCCGGCCGGTGACGGCCGAAAATATCGAAGATCACAAGATGCATGCGGAATTTTACCAATTTCCGGAAGAAACGGCGGAACTCCTGAACCGGGTGAGGGAGGAAGGGGGCCGCATCATCTCCGTCGGCACGACCTCGACGCGGACGCTGGAGACGGTCGCTTCCAGACACAACGGGAAATTCGCCCCGGAAAGCGGCTGGACGGACATATTCATCTATCCGGGCTACCGGTTTCAGGCCATCGACGGCTTGATTACCAATTTTCACCTGCCCAAATCCACGTTGATTATGCTTGTCAGCGCCTTCGCCGGGAAAGAGCGGATCATGAACGCCTATCGGACCGCCGTTCGGGAAAGATACCGCTTTTTCAGCTTCGGCGACGCGATGCTCATCATTTAA
- the tgt gene encoding tRNA guanosine(34) transglycosylase Tgt — protein sequence MHLAPIRFELIKVCKQTGARLGILHTPHGSFETPMFMPVGTLATVKTMSPEDLKELGAGIILSNTYHLWLRPGHEIVEEAGGLHAFMNWDRGILTDSGGFQVFSLSDLRQIDEEGVHFRSHLNGDKLFLSPEKATEIQNALGADIIMAFDECPPYPCDYDYMKKSVERTSRWAERCLKAHKKPDRQGMFGIVQGGAYEDLRKQSAADLVSLDFPGYAIGGLSVGEPKEVMNRMLEFTAPLLPADKPRYLMGVGSPDSLVDGAIRGIDMFDCVLPTRIARNGTLLTSSGRLVVKNAQYRRDFRPPDEACDCYVCKNYTRAYLRHLIHANEILGFRLATYHNLYFLLKLMEQVRQAIREDRLADFREQFFDQYGYNKPDAKNF from the coding sequence ATGCATTTGGCACCAATCCGCTTTGAATTGATAAAAGTTTGCAAACAGACCGGCGCGAGGCTCGGCATCCTCCACACCCCCCACGGCTCTTTCGAAACGCCGATGTTTATGCCCGTCGGTACCTTGGCGACGGTAAAGACCATGTCTCCCGAAGATTTGAAGGAATTGGGGGCGGGAATCATCCTGAGCAATACCTACCATCTTTGGCTGAGGCCCGGGCATGAAATCGTCGAGGAAGCCGGGGGGCTTCACGCCTTCATGAACTGGGACCGGGGGATCTTGACCGACTCCGGCGGCTTTCAGGTGTTCAGCTTGAGCGATTTGCGCCAGATCGATGAGGAGGGGGTCCATTTCCGAAGCCATTTGAACGGGGACAAGCTGTTTCTTTCTCCGGAAAAAGCGACGGAGATCCAAAACGCATTGGGGGCGGACATCATCATGGCCTTCGATGAATGCCCGCCCTACCCGTGCGATTACGATTATATGAAAAAATCGGTGGAACGGACGTCGAGATGGGCGGAGCGATGTTTAAAGGCCCATAAAAAACCGGATCGGCAAGGGATGTTCGGCATCGTCCAGGGAGGCGCTTACGAGGATTTGCGGAAACAGTCGGCCGCCGATTTGGTTTCCCTGGACTTCCCCGGCTATGCCATCGGCGGCCTGTCCGTCGGCGAACCGAAGGAAGTGATGAACCGAATGCTGGAATTCACTGCGCCGCTCTTGCCGGCGGATAAACCCCGCTATTTGATGGGCGTCGGTTCGCCGGATTCCTTGGTGGACGGGGCCATCCGCGGCATCGACATGTTCGACTGCGTCCTTCCGACGCGGATCGCCCGCAACGGGACGCTGCTGACAAGCTCCGGGCGGCTCGTCGTCAAAAACGCCCAATACCGGCGGGATTTCCGGCCACCGGATGAGGCATGCGACTGCTATGTCTGCAAAAACTACACCCGGGCCTATCTCCGCCACTTGATCCATGCGAATGAAATACTAGGATTCCGTTTAGCCACTTACCATAACTTATATTTTCTGTTAAAATTAATGGAGCAAGTCCGCCAGGCGATCCGGGAAGACCGCTTGGCGGATTTCCGCGAACAATTTTTTGACCAATACGGTTACAATAAACCGGATGCGAAAAATTTCTGA
- the yajC gene encoding preprotein translocase subunit YajC, whose protein sequence is MDNPVMQSFFMLILMLVIFYFLLIRPQQKRQRAIQEMQASLQKGDKVVTIGGLHGTVDSLDEGTVVIRCGDGSRLTYDRSAIREVLEKASK, encoded by the coding sequence ATGGACAATCCGGTGATGCAGAGCTTTTTCATGCTCATTTTGATGCTCGTGATCTTTTATTTCCTCCTGATCCGGCCGCAGCAGAAACGGCAGCGGGCCATTCAGGAAATGCAAGCTTCCCTGCAAAAAGGGGATAAAGTGGTCACGATCGGGGGATTGCACGGCACGGTGGATTCCTTGGATGAGGGGACCGTTGTGATCCGATGCGGTGACGGCAGCCGCCTTACATACGACCGTTCGGCAATCCGGGAAGTTTTGGAGAAGGCATCGAAATAG
- a CDS encoding TIGR04086 family membrane protein has product MKMMRSVFYGLLTIYLIAALFSLIFSLLLSFTSLHESSLEGVVTAFSFLLLFIGGFVAGGKGKEKGWILGALTGVFYAVINFMFQFLGRDSGFTLEQTAYYTFFLLAATAGGVFGVNASGKRSKKA; this is encoded by the coding sequence ATGAAGATGATGCGCTCCGTTTTTTACGGCCTTTTGACCATATATTTGATCGCCGCATTGTTCAGCTTGATCTTTTCCCTTTTGCTCTCCTTCACTTCGCTCCATGAAAGTTCCCTGGAAGGCGTCGTCACCGCCTTTTCCTTTCTCCTCCTTTTCATCGGCGGTTTTGTCGCGGGGGGAAAGGGGAAGGAAAAAGGGTGGATCTTGGGGGCGTTGACGGGAGTCTTTTATGCGGTGATCAATTTTATGTTTCAATTTTTGGGCCGCGACTCGGGATTCACTTTGGAACAAACAGCATATTACACCTTCTTTCTCCTCGCCGCCACGGCCGGGGGAGTATTCGGGGTGAACGCCTCGGGAAAACGTTCCAAAAAGGCGTGA
- a CDS encoding DUF421 domain-containing protein, with protein MSIQLSVYLNIILRTLFMYALITVIFRIMGKREIGELSILDLVVFIMIGEMAVLAIEKHYLSIWDSILPMLLLMAIQVGLAFLSLKVSRFRKLMDGHPSIIIFQGKINEKEMRRQRYNFDDLMMQLREKEVWNLNEVEYALLEPNGKLSVLKKENAAKKPERAVPLIIDGEIQREGLKELGKTEDWLLAELKKTDIAEPGDVLFCSYSGGNLHIHEKERKRKSRPGANA; from the coding sequence ATGTCCATCCAGCTGTCCGTTTATCTCAATATCATTTTGCGCACCTTGTTTATGTACGCCTTGATCACCGTCATTTTCCGGATTATGGGGAAAAGGGAGATCGGGGAATTGAGCATCCTCGATCTGGTCGTCTTTATCATGATCGGGGAGATGGCGGTTTTGGCCATCGAAAAACATTATTTGTCCATTTGGGATTCGATCCTGCCGATGCTCCTTTTGATGGCCATCCAGGTCGGCTTGGCGTTTCTTTCGTTAAAGGTCAGCCGCTTCCGCAAGCTCATGGACGGCCATCCCTCCATCATCATCTTTCAGGGGAAGATCAATGAAAAGGAAATGCGAAGGCAGCGGTATAATTTCGACGACCTGATGATGCAGTTGCGGGAAAAAGAGGTGTGGAATCTGAACGAGGTGGAATATGCCCTTTTGGAACCGAACGGCAAGCTGTCCGTCCTGAAAAAGGAAAACGCCGCCAAAAAGCCGGAACGGGCCGTTCCGTTGATCATCGACGGGGAGATCCAAAGGGAAGGCCTGAAGGAGCTCGGCAAAACCGAGGACTGGCTCCTCGCGGAATTGAAAAAGACCGACATAGCCGAGCCCGGGGATGTTTTGTTCTGCAGCTATTCCGGCGGCAATTTGCACATCCACGAAAAGGAAAGAA